Proteins from a genomic interval of Deltaproteobacteria bacterium:
- a CDS encoding GGDEF domain-containing protein, producing MADRDAVLDELIWSVSRTVAAQLDASLRIVRASRGLAELAGSPLDQLSGRSVVEFLPSIKPDTIEEVRASRSLERGVYTWRSNERESRVMAILVSTPDGALFFAEPIPSSASAPAPVAPGDPRREIDELRAQVDYLEALNRRIRAEHVLTTGTGIFIRKMLDLFVEAEIGRSIRTGRPFALLLCGVDRAQALDQMAGEDTRLKVVSVVAKALSTRKRVYDLLGQFSPGEFFIVQPENTSPDAREYAERIRTTIEGRKVRAASIEFKITLSFGIAHFHPGDNHYRDRAELVSQAEAALFAAASSGGNRIVLAPPAKALADHLAAINRS from the coding sequence TTGGCCGATCGCGACGCAGTGCTGGACGAACTGATCTGGTCCGTATCCCGCACGGTCGCGGCCCAGCTCGACGCGTCCTTGCGCATCGTGCGCGCCTCGCGGGGACTCGCGGAACTGGCCGGCAGTCCCCTCGACCAACTGAGTGGCAGATCCGTCGTCGAGTTTCTGCCTTCGATCAAGCCCGACACAATCGAGGAGGTGCGCGCGTCGCGTTCGCTGGAGCGCGGCGTCTACACCTGGCGTTCGAACGAGCGCGAATCGCGCGTCATGGCGATCCTCGTTTCGACGCCGGACGGTGCGCTGTTTTTCGCCGAACCCATCCCCAGTTCGGCGAGTGCGCCCGCACCCGTCGCGCCGGGCGATCCGCGGCGGGAGATCGACGAACTGCGTGCGCAGGTGGATTATCTCGAAGCGCTCAACCGACGAATCCGCGCCGAGCACGTGCTCACGACGGGGACCGGGATCTTCATTCGCAAGATGCTCGACCTGTTCGTCGAGGCCGAGATCGGCCGATCGATCCGCACGGGCCGCCCTTTTGCGTTGTTGCTGTGCGGCGTCGACCGCGCCCAGGCGCTCGATCAGATGGCGGGCGAGGACACGCGCCTCAAGGTCGTGAGCGTTGTCGCCAAGGCGCTGTCCACGCGCAAGCGCGTGTACGATCTGCTCGGGCAGTTTTCTCCGGGGGAGTTTTTCATCGTTCAGCCCGAGAATACGTCGCCCGATGCGCGCGAGTACGCCGAGAGAATTCGCACGACGATCGAGGGACGCAAGGTGCGGGCGGCATCCATCGAGTTCAAGATCACGCTTTCGTTCGGAATCGCCCACTTTCATCCGGGCGACAACCACTACCGCGATCGCGCGGAACTCGTCTCGCAGGCCGAGGCGGCTCTGTTTGCGGCGGCGTCCTCCGGCGGGAATCGCATCGTGCTCGCGCCGCCGGCCAAGGCGCTCGCCGATCACCTCGCCGCGATAAATCGCTCGTAG
- a CDS encoding DUF4190 domain-containing protein gives MRVRCPHCQAILDVSGLAPGSTAACGHCTRQFVVPTPVSTPTAPIATDVGSGAPEGAIDQPRPEAAAPLPYPPSGPRPPMPAKPAPPGAAIASLVLGVASFLLCGIFFSIPGVILGYQARKQIEANPDGVGGADMVKAAIIVNWINIALSIVAIIFMVVMFVFGLFSEMAA, from the coding sequence ATGCGCGTTCGTTGCCCGCACTGTCAGGCGATCCTCGATGTCAGCGGACTCGCGCCGGGATCCACCGCGGCGTGCGGGCACTGCACACGGCAGTTCGTCGTGCCGACGCCCGTCTCGACGCCCACGGCGCCGATTGCCACGGACGTCGGAAGCGGCGCGCCCGAGGGGGCGATCGATCAGCCCCGCCCGGAGGCCGCCGCTCCGCTCCCGTATCCGCCGTCCGGGCCGCGTCCGCCGATGCCCGCGAAACCGGCCCCGCCGGGTGCGGCGATCGCGTCGCTCGTCCTCGGCGTCGCGAGCTTCCTGCTGTGCGGAATCTTCTTCTCGATCCCCGGCGTGATTCTCGGTTATCAGGCTCGGAAGCAGATCGAGGCGAATCCCGACGGCGTGGGCGGCGCGGACATGGTGAAGGCCGCGATCATCGTCAATTGGATCAACATCGCGCTGTCGATCGTCGCGATCATCTTCATGGTCGTGATGTTCGTGTTCGGCCTGTTTTCCGAGATGGCGGCCTGA
- a CDS encoding PspA/IM30 family protein, with the protein MFKRLMRWLRATFGGAVDSLEDPEKILQQNIRDLNDQIPVMNENIAMVKANVVLAQKQRDSLVEQEKQLKGKIKAALLADKRDMALNFATTLEQVQKDLASANTNAEISEKAFEKAQRVKNAFLAERDRKIKEALRAISVAKQTEWQNRVAHTMQTFEVGSIDQTHDEMIRKIEERAAQSQARLELALDHVGAEEFEIEKEAEKLQANETLRQFEIELGLVKPETVAAEKTLGPGEAVPAAEKNAAPEAAKTMGRESVTQGS; encoded by the coding sequence ATGTTCAAACGGCTCATGCGATGGCTGCGCGCCACGTTCGGCGGCGCGGTCGATTCGCTCGAAGATCCCGAGAAGATTCTGCAACAAAATATCCGGGATCTGAACGACCAGATTCCCGTGATGAACGAAAATATCGCCATGGTCAAAGCCAACGTCGTGCTGGCGCAAAAGCAGCGCGATTCGCTCGTCGAGCAGGAAAAGCAGCTCAAAGGCAAGATCAAGGCGGCCCTGCTCGCCGACAAGCGCGACATGGCGCTCAATTTCGCGACCACGCTGGAGCAGGTCCAAAAGGATCTCGCCTCGGCAAATACCAACGCCGAAATCTCTGAAAAGGCGTTCGAAAAGGCGCAGCGGGTCAAGAATGCGTTCCTGGCCGAACGCGACCGCAAGATCAAGGAAGCCCTGCGCGCTATCAGCGTCGCGAAACAGACCGAGTGGCAGAACCGCGTCGCTCACACCATGCAGACCTTCGAGGTCGGAAGCATCGATCAGACGCACGACGAGATGATCCGCAAGATCGAGGAGCGCGCTGCCCAGTCGCAGGCGCGGCTCGAACTGGCGCTCGACCACGTCGGCGCCGAAGAGTTTGAAATCGAAAAGGAAGCCGAAAAACTCCAGGCCAACGAAACGCTGCGGCAGTTCGAGATCGAACTCGGTCTCGTGAAGCCCGAAACGGTGGCCGCCGAGAAGACCCTCGGTCCCGGCGAAGCGGTCCCGGCCGCCGAGAAGAACGCCGCGCCCGAGGCCGCGAAGACCATGGGCAGGGAGTCCGTCACGCAGGGTTCGTAA
- a CDS encoding long-chain fatty acid--CoA ligase codes for MPHGLEQNLAVMWSNSVWRFGDKPCHRFVRDGEWITHTYKDVDERARHFALGLISLGLTPLDRVALVCENRPEWGVADLATLAAGGVLVTVFPTNSNKQIGYIVDDSESRILIVSNYFQLRKCLESKEVQRHAKTIVIIDPIADLIQGDSRVVTFDDVVNRGKGYDDPAELERRVRDIRAEHTATIIYTSGTTGNPKGVMLTHGNLLSNVRVSQSLFHLRPTDVALSLLPLSHSLERTAGHFAMMLSGGTIAYSEGMDHFDAELKQVRPTVLVGVPRLYEKMKSRIGRSFEEQPWTIRQAFRHALRIGRESTRFRLRGRRLPAYLDLQAQLAESLIFRRVKAGFGGRLRFVISGGAPLAVEIAEFFFALGVPLYEGYGLTEASPVVCANCPGAVKLGTVGRPIPGVEVLIEESGEILVRGPNVMKGYYKLPMETAQVVRGGWLHTGDIGELDAEGFLRITGRLKDIIITSGGKNIAPQCVETLLEMEPNIKQVCVVGDRRPFLAAVIVPDFVELRAWAKAQGLAFSRDRDLVRHAGVESSIQAAVDRVNAQLSSSEAVRKFIVADFEFTQDNGMLTPTFKVRRKAVEIRFAHEIDQLY; via the coding sequence ATGCCTCATGGTCTCGAACAAAACCTCGCCGTCATGTGGAGCAATTCGGTTTGGCGCTTCGGCGACAAACCGTGCCACCGGTTCGTTCGCGACGGCGAGTGGATCACGCACACGTACAAGGATGTGGATGAGCGCGCCCGGCACTTCGCGCTGGGCCTCATTTCCCTCGGGCTGACGCCGCTCGACCGGGTGGCTCTGGTCTGTGAAAACCGACCCGAATGGGGCGTGGCGGACCTGGCGACCCTCGCGGCGGGCGGCGTGCTGGTCACCGTTTTCCCCACCAACTCCAACAAGCAGATCGGCTATATTGTCGACGATTCCGAAAGCCGCATCCTGATCGTCTCCAACTATTTTCAGCTCCGGAAGTGCCTCGAATCAAAGGAAGTGCAGCGCCACGCGAAAACGATCGTCATCATCGACCCCATCGCGGACCTGATTCAGGGCGATTCGCGCGTCGTGACGTTCGACGACGTCGTGAATCGCGGAAAGGGCTATGACGATCCCGCCGAGTTGGAACGCCGCGTGCGCGATATCCGCGCCGAGCACACGGCGACGATCATCTACACCTCTGGCACGACGGGGAATCCCAAGGGCGTGATGCTCACGCACGGCAATCTCCTTTCCAACGTGCGCGTGTCGCAGAGCCTGTTCCATCTTCGACCGACCGACGTCGCGCTCTCCCTGCTGCCGCTGTCCCACTCGCTGGAGCGCACCGCGGGGCATTTCGCGATGATGCTGTCGGGCGGAACGATCGCGTACTCCGAGGGAATGGATCATTTCGACGCGGAACTGAAGCAGGTGCGCCCCACCGTGCTCGTCGGCGTGCCGCGCCTGTATGAGAAAATGAAAAGCCGCATCGGGAGATCGTTCGAGGAGCAGCCGTGGACGATCCGTCAGGCATTTCGCCACGCGCTGCGTATCGGACGCGAATCGACGCGGTTCCGGCTGCGCGGAAGGCGGCTTCCGGCGTATCTCGATCTGCAGGCGCAGCTCGCCGAGAGCCTGATCTTCCGCCGCGTGAAGGCCGGTTTCGGCGGACGCCTGCGGTTTGTGATCTCGGGCGGCGCGCCGCTTGCGGTCGAGATCGCGGAATTCTTTTTCGCGCTGGGCGTGCCGCTCTACGAAGGTTACGGCCTCACGGAGGCGAGCCCCGTGGTGTGCGCGAACTGCCCCGGCGCCGTGAAGCTGGGGACGGTGGGGCGACCGATTCCCGGCGTCGAAGTGCTGATCGAGGAGAGCGGCGAAATCCTTGTTCGAGGCCCCAACGTGATGAAAGGCTACTACAAGCTGCCGATGGAAACGGCGCAGGTCGTGCGCGGCGGATGGCTTCACACGGGCGATATCGGCGAACTCGACGCCGAAGGGTTTCTGCGCATCACGGGCCGGCTGAAGGACATCATCATCACCTCGGGCGGCAAGAACATCGCCCCACAGTGCGTCGAGACCCTGCTGGAGATGGAACCGAACATCAAGCAGGTGTGCGTCGTCGGCGATCGGAGGCCGTTTCTGGCGGCGGTGATCGTGCCCGATTTCGTGGAACTGCGCGCGTGGGCGAAGGCGCAGGGGCTCGCGTTTTCGCGCGACCGCGACCTCGTCCGGCACGCCGGCGTCGAATCGTCGATCCAGGCGGCCGTGGACCGTGTCAACGCGCAGCTTTCCTCGTCCGAAGCGGTTCGCAAGTTCATCGTCGCCGATTTCGAGTTCACGCAGGACAACGGCATGCTCACGCCGACGTTCAAGGTGCGCCGCAAGGCCGTCGAGATCCGATTCGCGCACGAAATCGACCAGTTGTACTGA
- the thpR gene encoding RNA 2',3'-cyclic phosphodiesterase, whose protein sequence is MAPEAPLIRAFVAVPVPEDIRRKLGVVCTETLGDLTHLRPVNARNIHVTLKFLGEIGRDALHAVERALHAVAGRHTAFDLRVEGVRTLPTRGDPRVVFADLLGPVDRLALLARDIEDVAAQAGIAREDRPFTAHLTLARIKSPKQLGLLRKRIETVATQSFGVLPVREIVLYRSELDPAGARYTAVGGAALRDR, encoded by the coding sequence ATGGCGCCGGAAGCCCCGCTCATTCGCGCCTTCGTTGCCGTTCCGGTTCCCGAGGACATACGCCGCAAACTCGGCGTCGTCTGCACCGAGACCCTGGGCGATCTGACGCACCTGCGCCCGGTGAACGCTCGCAATATCCACGTCACGCTCAAGTTTCTCGGTGAGATCGGGCGCGATGCGCTGCACGCCGTCGAACGCGCCCTGCACGCCGTCGCCGGGCGTCACACGGCATTCGATTTGCGTGTCGAGGGAGTCCGCACGCTGCCGACGCGCGGCGACCCGCGCGTGGTCTTCGCCGACCTTCTGGGTCCTGTCGATCGACTCGCGCTTCTGGCGCGGGACATCGAAGACGTGGCCGCGCAGGCGGGGATCGCGCGCGAGGACCGGCCATTCACGGCGCACCTCACGCTCGCGCGCATCAAGAGCCCGAAACAGCTCGGCCTGCTCCGCAAACGGATTGAGACCGTGGCGACGCAGTCCTTCGGCGTGCTGCCCGTGCGTGAAATCGTACTGTACCGGTCGGAACTCGATCCGGCGGGCGCGCGATACACGGCTGTCGGCGGCGCGGCGCTGCGCGATCGCTGA